The following are from one region of the Dermacentor albipictus isolate Rhodes 1998 colony chromosome 5, USDA_Dalb.pri_finalv2, whole genome shotgun sequence genome:
- the LOC139060494 gene encoding brain acid soluble protein 1-like: protein MDVSTDTATLGPNAEAARDANKATSQPALGDEGVVADGPRPSSREAAKPSGEATRSPSGDEVVSPTMLVVEEAPRAEGEGATPAAADSKPDDAKPPADAEVASQTDDEPSKDAKSGIAVKPAFNAEPDAPPPTRTFTFKVGSLA from the coding sequence ATGGACGTATCTACGGACACCGCTACGCTGGGGCCCAATGCCGAAGCCGCCCGGGACGCCAACAAAGCCACCAGCCAGCCCGCGCTGGGAGACGAAGGCGTCGTCGCGGACGGCCCGAGGCCGTCGTCGCGGGAGGCGGCCAAGCCGTCCGGTGAGGCCACTCGCTCCCCGTCTGGAGACGAGGTGGTCTCCCCGACGATGCTCGTCGTCGAGGAGGCTCCCCGCGCCGAAGGCGAGGGCGCGACTCCCGCCGCTGCCGACTCGAAACCCGACGACGCCAAGCCGCCCGCGGATGCTGAAGTCGCCTCGCAGACTGACGATGAGCCGAGCAAGGACGCGAAGAGTGGCATTGCCGTCAAGCCCGCGTTCAACGCGGAGCCCGACGCGCCTCCACCGACGCGCACCTTCACCTTCAAGGTGGGAAGCCTGGCGTAG